TGAACATTCCCTCCAAGGGCAGACAAGTTTAGGTTACGAGTATACTAGGACCCAGCCTCGACCTTAGGTGAAGTGCCCTGACCTCATTTGAAGTGTCTTGACCTCAGATGAAGTGGTACTCCACGTTCTTATCGTGAAATATTCAGCATTTGACCGAAGCTTAGAATTAATTCTAATTCCGCCTTAACTTTACTCTTACACGTTTCAGTCCACTATCTAGCGGTAATACCGGTTAATTTAGCGTAGAATGCCGTAATATAGTTgattaatttgtgtaaattatattgtacCATATTGCAATATATTGTACTCTATGGCTATGCCCGATActcattctttaaaatatttatgtacatagatttatgatttaaatttattactatgcATAATCTTATTTCATTTGTTTGCACATGTTAAAAGTATGCTTTATCAAACGTGATTTGCATATTTATTAGTTGCATTACATCTTTTTTTATGGTGTTGTTTCTCTGTTAGCTAAGTATTGAGTACgtatattgaacaattttaaattacgttAATTGATTTTTTCGATGTTGTCTCTATTTGTGtgcaaaaattataactatacatttttcttttttttacatacagGTTTTTAACATGGTGTTTGTGAAATATAATCTGCTGtattatagaaataaagaaaCAGAAATTCAATTCagaatatgtttttttacttaatcaGCTAATGAATATTCGATTAGTCATATTTGTATATGACAAcatgatatatttattagtcaTATTACACGATTGATTGATTACAGATACCCAACATAGTCACTCCGTCATATTCCATGAGCGGCAGACACCAGATCCCCAACAAGGAGGAAATACCGGGCCCTGGAGCTTATTGTCCCGAAAAAGTAAGTTCACCCTGAACTAgccattatattttaacatataacacaAATACAGGATGTATCACCTAACGAGTTGTAGAACGTTAATTAAAAGttcatttaacaaataaactgTTGTAACTTTGTTtcggaaaaaaaatcaaaattttgttgggGATTTAAAAATGCCaagattattgtaataatataagttttacacCTGGGTCTCATATATTAATGACCTTTGACTCTGCAAAACTTATAGATTATACGTCATAAAATGTTACAAGTTTACAATTAAGTTTTGTTTCGCTAACACCAATTACTAAAtatgtcacaaaataaaaagCAGAAACGATTTAATTTACAGAACAAATCTATACTTAAAGATTTTGCAATTGAGGAAGGCGAAAGTACCGGGGTTTCAACTTAAAAGAGGCTCCAAATCtgtgtaataacaatttatttattgagaacCAATTACATTGTACtgaattacaacaaattttgtaaatgttgtcCATCCTTTTTTATACACTTGTCAACAAGTTTCAACATGTTCCTCGCCACTCTACTCAGCTGTACTCTGTGTATCTCATTAATTGCATTGGCAATATTTGTTTTCGATTCCTGTAGGGTATGAGGATTGATCCTGTAAAGAATTTCTTTCAAGTAGCTCCACAAAAAGAAGTCAAGACTACACAGATAAGGGGATCGTGGTGGCCCAAATCCTGTTGAACATTATTCTTCCATGAAAAAAATCCTGTAGCATCTCCGCTCATCTTGCAATAAGCCTATGAACTGTTGGATAATGTATTGGTAGAGGGCAGcattcacaattatttaaaaaaacaaaggtTCTATTATTCTTCGCATTGAAATCTTACaccacggggggggggggggtgaaaggGAGAAAATGTGCGGGTTGTAAGTACCCTAGGTCCGGTAGTTTTGACTATTAACATAACCTCCAAAATGgaaacaagcttcatctgtaaATAAcacttaatctaaaatataaatgttgccACTAATGAATGGCCTAAACCATTGGCAGTAGTGAACCCTTTTGACATTATCAGAGTCCTTCAGTTCATGGAAACCCTGCATTCGGTATGGATAACATTTCAGTATTCTTCTCATATCAGCGTGGGCTTAACCTAATGAAATGTTCTTTTCTGGTTTAGTCTTCATAAAGATTTATGTGGAGATCGCGTAACTGACGCTCTAATGCCCTGAACGACGACCGGAGTTAAAACTGACTGCTTTGTCTAACACTGAACATGTTtcatgaaactttttaaattaacttctGTATTGCGCTTTGAACTTGGTCATTTTCAAATTCGTTCATGAATCGTTGCTGACACAGCAGGAGAATTCGTCACTAAATAAGTCTCAATCACGAATACCCGGTGGTCGACAGTAAAGCGcattttaacaaacaacaatGTACTAATATGcaacctaacctcactttgttCAAACGTCAATGCTTGACAGCCATCCCCACTCCAGCTCCAGTCATGCCAACATTAGAAACACTATTTAACCCGTTTCACAAACATAcgcattaaaaacaatattaattttgtacaaccTAACGAGCAATTGGGCCTTTTTTTAAGTTGAACACCTTTACTGAAAACGAATCATCACTCCAAACAGATCCGTCTGGGTTCTctcaattaaatattgatttgtttgttactgCTTTGGAATTCCTGACTCTCGTCCTTAACTATCTGACAAGGAAAGAGACGGTATGCCCAAAAACCGctgctattttaaaacattcctaaaaTAAATCTGTTAGGAACAAACTACACCACGTCCACAGATTGTGGAGGAAGAAAGTTTGGTATCTAAAACTGACACAAAAGATTAGTTAGTATCGAACTTTATTGATTTGAACGAATTGTTGGGTAGAATGAAATTAGTTTCTTATTCATAGTAGTGCTTCGTTTTAACCAATTTTCTCCTTGCAATTTTCTGTAGAGTATAACATATTAGAGTAGTAGATAGCAGAAGCACTAACCGCACTGTATTACCACTGTAGATTTCCACAATGACCACTCCTGCGTACACTATCAGTGGAAGACATGACACTCAAAATAAGGAGGAGATTCCAGGACCTGGAACCTACTGTCCggaaaaggtttgaaatattctTGACTTTCTTTAATCAACAAATTTGCTATAAATATATGCACAGGAGAGGTCAAGGcgaaatatgttataaaatgttacaattttttgttttagaagattcctaaaacaacaaaaaacattaatttgagaACAGTATAAGAccataaaaattgttaaaaaaattctagacaagaaatgtaattttttaacaataattttcttatatttcagCATATATAAGGGTTTTACACTTTCTATTGTTTTAATGGGAGTATTCTATAGGCACAGATCAAAATTCACGTGAAAAAGTACCATTTTCctatttaaaagaagaaaagtAGAATCCAATCTAGTCTAGATTGTAGAACTCGTGCACATGTTCCATTCTTAGATTGTTACATAATAATGCAACAAATATTGAATACTCTGTTGACATCTACTATTTTGGACAACGAAAcgtatagataaaatattaattccaatCCCAACATAAATCGGTGGTGGGATGTAAGTAATTTCTAATATGTAATCGAATTTACAAAGAAATGACCTTAGCAGTACCATCCTTACGACTATACGTAATGGTTACGACCCTTACTATGAGGTCGCGTAAACTGGTGACTCCTTACATATCCTATATAGAGTCctacaataaattaacattaactaAACCCAGACAGTTTACTTTTTTACCTAAGAAGGTTTCATTGAACGTATTATATCAGAATTGGATACAACAACCTAAATGGCCAAATCGTTTTAGGATAAATCgagttacaatatataaaaaaactgttacctACTAAATTCATTCTACAGTACTAAAAAATAGTGTAGTGTACTAACAGTAGTGTAATTAGTTCTGAGTAGATCTAACAATTACTTTACATCTGTAGATGTCAACTATCAACACACCAGCTTACTCTATGGCGGGCAGACACGACCCTCAGAACAGGGAAGAGATACCTGGACCTGGAACTTACTGTCCAGAAAAGGTTAGATAAAAATTGTAGTTGCTATATCATCTTGTAGTAGTAAATATGTACAGTTGTTTGAAGAAGATGCAGAAATTGAGTATAGAGTAGTATAGTAACAGTAGTGTCATTAGTTGTGAGTAGATCTAACAATTACTTCACAACTGTAGATTTCAACTATCAACACACCAGCTTACTCTATGGCGGGCAGACACGACCCTCAGAACAAGGAAGAGATACCTGGACCTGGAACTTACTGTCCTGAAAATGTTAGATTGGAAATAGTAGTTATTTTAACGTCTTGTATTTAAGAAGCTGCAGAACTTGAGTAAAGTGTAGTATAGTAACAGTAGTGTCATTAGTTGTGAGTAGATCTAACAATTACTTTACTCTGTAGATGTCAACTATCAATACACCAGCTTACTCTATGGCGGGCAGACACGACCCTCAGAACAAGGACGAGATACCTGGACCTGGAACTTACTgtccagaaaaggttaaataaaaattgtagttacTATATCATCTTGTATTAGAAAATAGGTACAGTTGTTTGAATAAGATGTAGAACTTGAGTATAGAGTAGTATAGTAACAGTAGTGTAATTACTTGTGAGTAGATCTAACAATTACTTTACATCTATAGATGTCAACTATCAACACACCAGCTTACTCTATGGCGGGCAGACACGACCCACATAACAGGGAAGAGATACCTGGACCTGGAACTTACTGCCCTGAAAAGGTTAGATGGAAATAGTAGTTATTTTAACGTCTTGTATTTTAGAAGTTGCAGAACTTGAGTAAAGTGTAGTATAGTAACACTAGTGGCATTAGTTGTGAGTAGATCTAACAATTACTTTACTCTGTAGATGTCAACTATCAACACACCAGCTTACTCTATGGCGGGCAGACACGATCCTCAGAACAAGGACGAGATACCTGGACCTGGAACTTACTGTCCAGAAAAGGTTAGATAAAAATTGTAGTTACTATATCATCTTGTATTAGAAAATAGGTACAGTTGTTTGAATAAGATGTAGAACTTGAGTATAGAGTAGTATAGTAACAGTAGTGTAATTACTTGTGAGTAGATCTAACAATTACTTTACATCTATAGATGTCAACTATCAACACACCAGCTTACTCTATGGCGGGCAGACACGACCCACATAACAGGGAAGAGATACCTGGACCTGGAACTTACTGCCCTGAAAAGGTTAGATTGGAAATAGTAGTTATTTTAACGTCTTGTATTTTAGAAGTTGCAGAACTTGAGTAAAGTGTAGTATAGTAACACTAGTGGCATTAGTTGTGAGTAGATCTAACAATTACTTTACTCTGTAGATGTCAACTATCAACACACCAGCTTACTCTATGGCGGGCAGACACGATCCTCAGAACAAGGACGAGATACCTGGACCTGGAACGTACTGTCCAGAAAAGGTTAGATAAAAATTGTAGTTACTATATCATCTTGTATTAGAAAATAGGTACAGTTGTTTGAATAAGATGTAGAACTTGAGTATAGAGTAGTATAGTAACAGTAGTGTAATTACTTGTGAGTAGATCTAACAATTACTTTACATCTATAGATGTCAACTATCAACACACCAGCTTACTCTATGGCGGGCAGACACGACCCTCATAACAGGGATGAGATACCTGGACCTGGAACTTACTGTCCTGAAAAGGTTAGATTGGAAATAGTAGTTATTTTAACGTCTTGTATTTAAGAAGCTGCAGAACTTGAGTAAAGTGTAGTATAGTAACACTAGTGGCATTAGTTGTGAGTAGATCTAACAATTACTTTACTCTGTAGATGTCAACTATCAACACACCAGCTTACTCTATGGCGGGCAGACACGACCCTCAGAACAAGGACGAGATACCTGGACCTGGAACTTACTGTCCTGAAAAGGTTAGATAAAAATTGTAGTTACTATATCATCTTGTATTAGAAAATAGGTACAGTTGTTTGAAAAAGATGTAGAACTTGAGTATAGAGTAGTATAGTAACAGTAGTGTAATTACTTGTGAGTAGATCTAACAATTACTTTACTCTGTAGATGTCAACTATCAACACACCAGCTTACTCTATGGCGGGCAGACACGACCCACATAACAGGGACGAGATACCTGGACCTGGAACTTACTGTCCAGAAAAGGTTAGATAAAAATTGTAGTTACTATATCATCTTGTATTAGAAAATAGGTACAGTTGTTTGAAAAAGATGCAGAACTTGAGTATAGAGTAGTATAGTAACAGTAGTGTAATTACTTGTGAGTAGATCTAACAATTACTTTACTCTGTAGATGTCAACTATCAACACACCAGCTTACTCTATGGCGGGCAGACACGACCCACATAACAGGGACGAGATACCTGGACCTGGAACTTACTGCCCTGAAAAGGTTTGTTGGTACCTAATATTCTCTTATATGTACCTAAAGTGTAAATGTATCGATAACGTTCTTATGGTATCAATTCCTAACTAATGAATTTACTTACAGTATAATAGTACAGAGTACAGAGAATGTAACGCTACATGACTGTAGTACAAACTAACATTGCTTATCCTACATTCTGTAAATATTGACTTACTTTATATATACGTACAGTATCTACAGCAGgcattattcacaaaatatagaTCAAGCACCTGCTCTGTAAGGGTAAACATGatttaataaactacaaaaaatacgaaaaatcTGCTACCACCtgcataatattttgaaaataaatcttaaaatacattACGGAGTTTCGTTCTAGACGGCAGACGTTTACGTTGGTCTTTAAAAACGTTTGAAACATTGTCTTTAAAGTAGTTCGAAGCATCTGCATtctaatttctattaaaatatccATGGTTTCTTTCGTGTTTTAATGTAATGCTTAGggaaaattcaaatttgttttaaaacttatgaaTAAGAATATTTAGAGGTATGAGATTCATGGATTCTGTACAACATATTTTGGgtgaaacacaaaatatttatggattttagATCTTAAATAGTATCCATAAAAATGTAAACGCTACATTAGCAAGTACTGTTATTCAACCCAAACTTGAACACAACCACACACCAGGTCAGACATTACAATTATCGCTCAGCATATATTCGTGTACACACACATGAGCACACAGATCAAATTGTGTTCcgaaaataacacattttggtATTTCAGCACTCCAATAGCACATAGACGCAGAACATTTTCTGCACACAGTTTTTCTTCAGTCATCagttaatgatttaataaagGCCTTAATATTAATACTAGTTCAAATTGTGTATCCTAACTATAATAAAGTAGTAGTAACAGTAGAAGTAGCAGTAACACAAATGTAACTGTATCGCAGATCCCCACCAACTCGACCCCAGCTTACTCTATGGCGGGCAGGCACGAGGTGCAGAACAACGACCAGAGTCCGGGCCCTGGGGCATACTGCCCTGAGAAGGTAATCAACATTAACAAGGGTATGTGGGGAACACACTCACTCGACAAATCGCTCGTTTCCACTCTACTTTAcctcaaataaatgtaaaaagaaaatactaGAGGGGTCTCCAAAACTGGTAtagttttctacattttaaataagaCCTTACGATATAGGAAGGGTACTAAAAATTATATCGAAACTATGTATAAGCTGACCAAGAGTTGGGGGGGGGACAGTTGGCCATGTGGATAAGAGAAAATTTCTCTGCTCTAAATTTGGTGGATAAAGTTAGAAAAACCTGCCATGTAAACATTagagaaaaaatacttttaatataaatagcaacggagaaaataaatagataataatttaaacaaagagGTCATGCTGATTGCTAATAATTGGTTCAACTCTAGACAATCACGAATGAGCTCTACACAATCAACATCCTGTACATGGGACGCTGACTAAGTGTTTAGCTCGAGCCAATCACAAAAGAGTTTTACACTATCAGTATTCTAGACATGAgacgctgattaagtgtttagCTCGAGCCAATCTCAAAAGAGTTTTACACTATCAGTATTCTAGACATGGATGCTGATTAAGTGTTAAGCTCGAGCCAATCACAAAAGAGGTTTACACTATCAGTATTCTAGACATGGTATGCTGATTAAGTGTTAAGCTCGAGCCAATCACAAAAGAGGTTTTACACTATCAGTATTCTAGACATGGTATGCTGATTAAGTGTTAAGCTCGAGCCAATCACAAAAGAGGTTTACACTATCAGTATTCTAGACATGGTATGCTGATTAAGTGTTAATCACAAAAGAGGCTGATAGACAGTTATGCTGATTAAGTGTTAAGCTCGAGCCAATCACAAAAGAGGTTTACACTATCAGTATTCAGAAGTGTTAAGCTTCACAAAAGAGGACATCAGTATTCTAGACATGGTATGCTGATTAAGTGTTAAGCTTGAGCCAATCACAAAAGAGGTTTACACTATCAGTATTCTAGACATGGTATGCTGATTAAGTGTTAAGCTTGAGCCAATCACAAAAGAGGTTTACACTATCAGTATTCTAGACATGGTATGCTGATTAAGTGTTAAGCTTGAGCCAATCACAAAAGAGGTTTACACTATCAGTATTCTAGACATGGTATGCTGATTAAGTGTTAAGCTTGAGCCAATCACAAAAGAGGTTTACACTATCAGTATTCTAGACATGGTATGCTGATTAAGTGTTAAGCTCGAGCCAATCACAAAAGAGGTTTACACTATCAGTATTCTAGACATGGTATGCTGATTAAGTGTTAAGCTCGAGCCAATCACAAAAGAGGTTTACACTATCAGTATTCTAGACATGGTATGCTGATTAAGTGTTAAGCTTGAGCCAATCACAAAAGAGGTTTACACTATCAGTATTCTAGACATGGTATGCTGATTAAGTGTTAAGCTTGAGCCAATCACAAAAGAGGTTTACACTATCAGTATTCTAGACATGGTATGCTGATTAAGTGTTAAGCTTGAGCCAATCACAAAAGAGGTTTACACTATCAGTATTCTAGACATGGTATGCTGATTAAGTGTTAAGCTTGAGCCAATCACAAAAGAGGTTTACACTATCAGTATTCTAGACATGGTATGCTGATTAAGTGTTAAGCTTGAGCCAATCACAAAAGAGGTTTACACTATCAGTATTCTAGACATGGGATGCTGATTAAGTGTTAAGCTCGAGCCAATCACAAAAGAGTTTTACACTATCAGTATTCTAAACATGGGATGCTGACTAAGTGTTAAGCTCGAGCCAATCACAAAAGAGGTTTACACTATCAGTATTCTAGACATGGTATGCTGATTAAGTGTTAAGCTTGAGCCAATCACAAAAGAGGTTTACACTATCAGTATTCTAGACATGGTATGCTGATTAAGTGTTAAGCTTGAGCCAATCACAAAAGAGGTTTACACTATCAGTATTCTAGACATGGTATGCTGATTAAGTGTTAAGCTTGAGCCAATCACAAAAGAGGTTTACACTATCAGTATTCTAGACATGGGATGCTGATTAAGTGTTAAGCTTGAGCCAATCACAAAAGAGGTTTACACTATCAGTATTCTAGACATGGTATGCTGATTAAGTGTTAAGCTTGAGCCAATCACAAAAGAGGTTTACACTATCAGTATTCTAGACATGGGACGTTGACTAAGTGTTAAGCTCGAGCTAATCACTAAAGAGTTTTACACTATCTGAATTCTAGACATGGGATGCTGATTAAGTGGCTCTCCATAGCGACGGGGAAATATCACAAGATTGTAATTGCATTAACAAAGTTTTGACGAGATATAAACAGGTTCACTTAGAAAATAGAGATCTCTGATCGTGGAAACGTTAcgaactaaaatatatttgttttgttgcaGCTGCCGACTGTACCCACTCCAGCCTACACTTTCAGCGGCAAATACTCCAAGAGATCTTACACCATCTTGCCCGGCCCAGGCACGTACTCCCCAGAAAAGGTATTGTTAGCGACATTTCCAATTTGACACAATTAGTTATAATATGTGGCTTATCGCTGCTGCTATAGGTTTTGGATTGTGTTTGAGCCAAAGCATTGCTAATAATTACACTCTTTCCATGTAACTAGCTTTTGAACACGTTATTAAATATAGTGTGACCGTGCTAATCAATGTTAAACTGAAGAATCCTTTGTAATTCACGGGTAATGTTACattattacagaataaaaaacagtcaaattttctttttgaCATATATTTCTATCCCCCGTCGGTCAAATCCCTGTATGCTTATCGATCGTATACTGCTACCACCATAGAGGAATCTATCCCACCCAAGATCTGCATCCATCATATTATATGTTTCTGTCAAACAATGTACTTTACTTAATCTATTACTCATTACACAACAATGTTGTGGTAATAAATTTGTTGTggttaaacatttgttattaaaatgttgtattcgtatttttatttttggtatattacatGATTATTTATTCCAATGGTATGTGCTTATAGCTAAATACCCACAGGGAACATCactagaagaaaatattttacttctttagtATCTAGAAATGAGTTatgaaataaaacgtaaaataatttttgaacgtTTTGGTACACTTTGTAAGTAaggatttagatttaaataatcagGGTGGGGTATCTTGAAACGtatgtttacatataaatatttttcgaaatCGATCTACATCTTTCCAAATGTGTCCTAATGGAGCATCTgagtttacaaaatttacttgAGTCCTTTGGGGGCCAAAATGTGGAATTACTATTGGAACAAggattgtatttaaatttgtttggacgATAAATAATGTAGTGACCAAGATATTTGACACACCCTGTGTTTGTCTCTTGTGTGCAGTTGCCT
This Homalodisca vitripennis isolate AUS2020 chromosome 3, UT_GWSS_2.1, whole genome shotgun sequence DNA region includes the following protein-coding sequences:
- the LOC124357995 gene encoding uncharacterized protein LOC124357995 isoform X10; translated protein: MGGFTQRPWTPTRRRGPIAAEYSSPGPACVALNTLVGQVTPDSKKGRAPAFSFGSRHGGKNDSVGPGPGQYNVTGLSAKGKDTPPASTLHSRPRDQQTETTPAPGDYNPEKSEKVIHDASPKYTFGLKTTVEKTSSTPAPNVYNIPTVLGATKEGNKKAAPAFSISGRQKEFVDDRVHTPGPGAYNNANPDSVKPKSPSYSVSSRYTLPSDHSTKPGPGAYSPEKIPTITTPAYTMSGRHDIQNREDLPGPAAYSPEKIPNIVTPSYSMGGRHQVSNKEEIPGPGAYCPEKIPNIVTPSYSMSGRHQIPNKEEIPGPGAYCPEKISTMTTPAYTISGRHDTQNKEEIPGPGTYCPEKMSTINTPAYSMAGRHDPQNREEIPGPGTYCPEKISTINTPAYSMAGRHDPQNKEEIPGPGTYCPENMSTINTPAYSMAGRHDPQNKDEIPGPGTYCPEKMSTINTPAYSMAGRHDPHNREEIPGPGTYCPEKMSTINTPAYSMAGRHDPQNKDEIPGPGTYCPEKMSTINTPAYSMAGRHDPHNREEIPGPGTYCPEKMSTINTPAYSMAGRHDPQNKDEIPGPGTYCPEKMSTINTPAYSMAGRHDPHNRDEIPGPGTYCPEKMSTINTPAYSMAGRHDPQNKDEIPGPGTYCPEKMSTINTPAYSMAGRHDPHNRDEIPGPGTYCPEKMSTINTPAYSMAGRHDPHNRDEIPGPGTYCPEKLPTVPTPAYTFSGKYSKRSYTILPGPGTYSPEKLPVITTPAYSFGGKHEMPNHEEIPGPGAYHPEKIPATASPAYTISGRYELPVDDNKPGPGAYSPEKIPTVATPAFTFSGKYIAQVHEVKPGPGAYAPEKIRIDYPPAHSFGIKHSVYMGQLREQVY